Proteins found in one Neodiprion lecontei isolate iyNeoLeco1 chromosome 6, iyNeoLeco1.1, whole genome shotgun sequence genomic segment:
- the LOC107218396 gene encoding NEDD4 family-interacting protein 1 isoform X4, translating into MDNNIHYNMMSVDEIPPPKPDFSAPPPYEVATKLPSYEEVQREKTMQGETTPHPRPQIVFGQLFQSGSMRPPQQPRVFLALDTEAAEGDSESGLLGTDFMFFTAFMVAFLFNWIGFLLMMCFCHTIASRYGALSGFGLSLAKWTLIVKHSTDLASRENSWLWWLIMAFGVLICVRAIIQYLNIKRGWRLLSGSAQERLLFFY; encoded by the exons ATGGATAACAACATTCATTACAACATG ATGAGCGTTGACGAAATACCACCGCCAAAGCCAGATTTCTCTGCACCACCGCCATATGAAGTCGCCACCAAATTACCAAGCTATGAAGAAGTACAGCGGGAAAAGACTATGCAGGGTGAGACCACGCCACATCCTCGCCCACAAATAGTG TTTGGACAATTATTTCAGTCAGGGAGCATGAGACCACCACAACAACCACGGGTGTTTCTAGCTCTGGACACAGAAGCAGCAGAAGGTGACTCGGAAAGTGGTTTGCTTGGCACAGACTTTATGTTCTTCACAGCTTTCATGG TTGCATTCCTTTTCAACTGGATTGGATTCCTGTTGATGATGTGTTTTTGTCACACAATCGCTTCTCGGTATGGAGCATTGTCTGGATTCGGCCTGTCACTGGCGAAATGGACACTTATTGTTAAACATTCCACTGATTTAGCTTCACGTGAAAACTCATGGTTATGGTGGCTAATCATGGCATTCG GAGTCTTAATCTGTGTACGTGCCATTATTCAATATCTGAATATTAAACGAGGATGGAGACTTTTGTCAGGCAGTGCTCAGGAGcgtttactatttttttattga
- the LOC107218396 gene encoding NEDD4 family-interacting protein 1-like isoform X1, translated as MDNNIHYNMQPQATNDSSAVSSVPSEVPALTVALPAIQVHPHNNSINRTSVVPVGQAAPSTPVMMSVDEIPPPKPDFSAPPPYEVATKLPSYEEVQREKTMQGETTPHPRPQIVFGQLFQSGSMRPPQQPRVFLALDTEAAEGDSESGLLGTDFMFFTAFMVAFLFNWIGFLLMMCFCHTIASRYGALSGFGLSLAKWTLIVKHSTDLASRENSWLWWLIMAFGVLICVRAIIQYLNIKRGWRLLSGSAQERLLFFY; from the exons ATGGATAACAACATTCATTACAACATG CAGCCGCAGGCCACAAATGACTCTTCTGCTGTTTCATCAGTCCCAAGCGAAGTACCTGCACTTACAGTAGCTCTACCAGCAATCCAAGTACACCCCCATAACAACAGTATTAATCGGACTAGTGTAGTGCCTGTAGGTCAAGCTGCACCTTCCACTCCAGTCATG ATGAGCGTTGACGAAATACCACCGCCAAAGCCAGATTTCTCTGCACCACCGCCATATGAAGTCGCCACCAAATTACCAAGCTATGAAGAAGTACAGCGGGAAAAGACTATGCAGGGTGAGACCACGCCACATCCTCGCCCACAAATAGTG TTTGGACAATTATTTCAGTCAGGGAGCATGAGACCACCACAACAACCACGGGTGTTTCTAGCTCTGGACACAGAAGCAGCAGAAGGTGACTCGGAAAGTGGTTTGCTTGGCACAGACTTTATGTTCTTCACAGCTTTCATGG TTGCATTCCTTTTCAACTGGATTGGATTCCTGTTGATGATGTGTTTTTGTCACACAATCGCTTCTCGGTATGGAGCATTGTCTGGATTCGGCCTGTCACTGGCGAAATGGACACTTATTGTTAAACATTCCACTGATTTAGCTTCACGTGAAAACTCATGGTTATGGTGGCTAATCATGGCATTCG GAGTCTTAATCTGTGTACGTGCCATTATTCAATATCTGAATATTAAACGAGGATGGAGACTTTTGTCAGGCAGTGCTCAGGAGcgtttactatttttttattga
- the LOC107218396 gene encoding NEDD4 family-interacting protein 1-like isoform X3, which translates to MDNNIHYNMQPQATNDSSAVSSVPSEVPALTVALPAIQVHPHNNSINRTSVVPVGQAAPSTPVMMSVDEIPPPKPDFSAPPPYEVATKLPSYEEVQREKTMQGETTPHPRPQIVSGSMRPPQQPRVFLALDTEAAEGDSESGLLGTDFMFFTAFMVAFLFNWIGFLLMMCFCHTIASRYGALSGFGLSLAKWTLIVKHSTDLASRENSWLWWLIMAFGVLICVRAIIQYLNIKRGWRLLSGSAQERLLFFY; encoded by the exons ATGGATAACAACATTCATTACAACATG CAGCCGCAGGCCACAAATGACTCTTCTGCTGTTTCATCAGTCCCAAGCGAAGTACCTGCACTTACAGTAGCTCTACCAGCAATCCAAGTACACCCCCATAACAACAGTATTAATCGGACTAGTGTAGTGCCTGTAGGTCAAGCTGCACCTTCCACTCCAGTCATG ATGAGCGTTGACGAAATACCACCGCCAAAGCCAGATTTCTCTGCACCACCGCCATATGAAGTCGCCACCAAATTACCAAGCTATGAAGAAGTACAGCGGGAAAAGACTATGCAGGGTGAGACCACGCCACATCCTCGCCCACAAATAGTG TCAGGGAGCATGAGACCACCACAACAACCACGGGTGTTTCTAGCTCTGGACACAGAAGCAGCAGAAGGTGACTCGGAAAGTGGTTTGCTTGGCACAGACTTTATGTTCTTCACAGCTTTCATGG TTGCATTCCTTTTCAACTGGATTGGATTCCTGTTGATGATGTGTTTTTGTCACACAATCGCTTCTCGGTATGGAGCATTGTCTGGATTCGGCCTGTCACTGGCGAAATGGACACTTATTGTTAAACATTCCACTGATTTAGCTTCACGTGAAAACTCATGGTTATGGTGGCTAATCATGGCATTCG GAGTCTTAATCTGTGTACGTGCCATTATTCAATATCTGAATATTAAACGAGGATGGAGACTTTTGTCAGGCAGTGCTCAGGAGcgtttactatttttttattga
- the LOC107218396 gene encoding NEDD4 family-interacting protein 1-like isoform X2 — protein MDNNIHYNMPQATNDSSAVSSVPSEVPALTVALPAIQVHPHNNSINRTSVVPVGQAAPSTPVMMSVDEIPPPKPDFSAPPPYEVATKLPSYEEVQREKTMQGETTPHPRPQIVFGQLFQSGSMRPPQQPRVFLALDTEAAEGDSESGLLGTDFMFFTAFMVAFLFNWIGFLLMMCFCHTIASRYGALSGFGLSLAKWTLIVKHSTDLASRENSWLWWLIMAFGVLICVRAIIQYLNIKRGWRLLSGSAQERLLFFY, from the exons ATGGATAACAACATTCATTACAACATG CCGCAGGCCACAAATGACTCTTCTGCTGTTTCATCAGTCCCAAGCGAAGTACCTGCACTTACAGTAGCTCTACCAGCAATCCAAGTACACCCCCATAACAACAGTATTAATCGGACTAGTGTAGTGCCTGTAGGTCAAGCTGCACCTTCCACTCCAGTCATG ATGAGCGTTGACGAAATACCACCGCCAAAGCCAGATTTCTCTGCACCACCGCCATATGAAGTCGCCACCAAATTACCAAGCTATGAAGAAGTACAGCGGGAAAAGACTATGCAGGGTGAGACCACGCCACATCCTCGCCCACAAATAGTG TTTGGACAATTATTTCAGTCAGGGAGCATGAGACCACCACAACAACCACGGGTGTTTCTAGCTCTGGACACAGAAGCAGCAGAAGGTGACTCGGAAAGTGGTTTGCTTGGCACAGACTTTATGTTCTTCACAGCTTTCATGG TTGCATTCCTTTTCAACTGGATTGGATTCCTGTTGATGATGTGTTTTTGTCACACAATCGCTTCTCGGTATGGAGCATTGTCTGGATTCGGCCTGTCACTGGCGAAATGGACACTTATTGTTAAACATTCCACTGATTTAGCTTCACGTGAAAACTCATGGTTATGGTGGCTAATCATGGCATTCG GAGTCTTAATCTGTGTACGTGCCATTATTCAATATCTGAATATTAAACGAGGATGGAGACTTTTGTCAGGCAGTGCTCAGGAGcgtttactatttttttattga
- the LOC107218389 gene encoding leucine-rich repeat and immunoglobulin-like domain-containing nogo receptor-interacting protein 3 encodes MMSRLMVWGWLMTVISVSVIVGIADAAASTRNCAEGCVCGIDANETSALSCSNRNFGGLGLSEDVGFVSLVNVRTSSITATILTPAKRLRMLTWRKSGIESLGSGAFQGATLLERLDLGDNEIASLAGNVFRSLANLTFLNLTHNRLVSIDGNCFQGLESLDELHIARNKLSVIPYQLFSPVKHLRYLNVAGNRLVSLPDHSFAPNKALRELILSNNRLTRPPSHLFSDLRKLRFLALDGNVIHHIPRGFFADLENLERLDLGDNPIANLSNVAFQGLANLRWLSLARTQISSIPRDIWKPVSGLESLILAGTKIEEIRDGSFAGLSNLQSIVVSNASLRDFASKAFEDTPALRKLDMRHNNLAFLPASLASLPLEELDLANNSWACDCRMFWFVKWAESHEHTAAFETGLKCGTETVDNGDMLFTLRYLNCTAPTLAFATSPAEYVLLSSVLLECEFNGNPAPSITWVTPSLRILHWNPDPSFPDAFVSHPASHRADVKTVDDRVRVLDNGSLYIERLLREDVGVYKCFAVNPIANATTYVTLHMDRITYYETKILSIAVGAACAAGFLIITLFVQFLRYLFNKCGCERWCCCCKKVGVTPRAKQIHQMLDNIEQYKSQQLERLRENYTQQVHRIKDNCAEQVEWIRDSYEGQMRHIRDIRDYGTSHLTALRGQYYDQVKRVRDYSTGQLNWVRENYVFQRNKIRKFSAHQVLRFRESYKYQQQTLNKVLENLPSLYLDNCRSGSCGKSDSIVFDPNDITGMDTYFKAKINKLVEGGASLDDINSVYYTPTEISDSTSPQATSGLQDGLHINYIEHGPPPPMHPPLDISTFSTPVRGLRKFSSNCERGDGTDAPVFRGASAGALAGEPRDIVEGLGLLSSGTSLPDIPRETRL; translated from the exons ATGATGTCGCGGCTGATGGTTTGGGGTTGGCTGATGACGGTTATCTCGGTATCCGTCATCGTCGGCATCGCCGATGCAGCAGCATCAACGAGAAATTGCGCGGAGGGTTGCGTATGCGGCATCGATGCGAACGAAACGTCGGCTCTGTCGTGTTCGAATCGAAATTTCGGCGGTCTGGGACTGTCGGAGGACGTGGGATTTGTTTCCCTTGTGAATGTAAGAACGTCGAGTATAACAGCGACGATTTTAACCCCGGCAAAGCGTCTGCGAATGTTGACGTGGAGGAAAAGCGGCATAGAGAGTTTAGGATCGGGGGCATTTCAAGGCGCTACGCTTCTCGAACGATTGGATCTAGGTGACAACGAGATCGCGTCGTTGGCCGGCAACGTGTTTAGATCTTTGGCgaatttgacatttttaaaCCTAACGCACAACAGACTCGTCAGCATCGACGGCAACTGTTTTCAGGGTCTCGAATCGCTCGATGAACTTCACATAGCTCGGAACAAACTGAGCGTCATACCTTACCAACTATTCTCACCGGTGAAACATCTCCGCTACCTCAACGTCGCCGGAAATCGTCTAGTCTCTCTACCTGATCACAGCTTCGCGCCCAACAAAGCTCTACGAGAGTTGATACTGTCGAATAACCGGCTGACCAGGCCGCCTTCCCATTTGTTTTCCGATCTTCGCAAACTCCGCTTCCTCGCTCTCGACGGCAATGTCATCCACCATATTCCCCGGGGCTTCTTCGCCGACCTCGAGAATCTGGAGAGACTCGATCTCGGCGATAATCCGATCGCCAATCTTTCGAACGTCGCGTTTCAAGGGCTGGCCAATCTTCGCTGGCTGAGCCTGGCGAGGACTCAGATATCCTCGATACCTCGCGACATATGGAAACCGGTCAGCGGTCTGGAATCGCTGATATTGGCCGGTACAAAAATCGAGGAGATACGGGACGGGAGTTTCGCCGGTTTGTCGAACCTCCAGAGCATCGTTGTGAGCAACGCCTCGCTCCGGGATTTCGCCTCAAAGGCGTTCGAGGACACGCCGGCTCTTCGGAAACTCGACATGAGGCACAACAACCTCGCCTTCCTCCCGGCCTCCCTTGCGTCCCTTCCTCTGGAGGAACTGGACCTTGCGAATAACTCGTGGGCGTGCGACTGCCGCATGTTTTGGTTTGTAAAATGGGCCGAGAGCCACGAGCACACGGCCGCCTTCGAGACGGGACTGAAATGCGGGACCGAAACCGTCGACAACGGTGACATGCTCTTCACCCTTCGTTACCTCAATTGCACAGCCCCTACGTTGGCCTTCGCCACTTCCCCGGCCGAGTACGTTCTTCTCAGCTCCGTGCTCCTCGAGTGCGAATTCAACGGCAACCCGGCTCCCTCGATAACCTGGGTCACCCCGAGCCTGCGGATACTCCACTGGAACCCGGATCCCTCGTTTCCCGACGCCTTCGTCAGTCATCCCGCCTCGCACAGGGCCGACGTAAAGACCGTCGACGACAGGGTCAGGGTGCTCGATAACGGCTCGTTGTACATCGAAAGGCTGCTACGCGAGGACGTCGGCGTCTACAAATGCTTCGCGGTAAATCCCATAGCCAACGCTACAACCTACGTCACTCTTCACATGGATCGGATCACCTACTACGAGACAAAAATACTCAGCATCGCGGTCGGCGCTGCGTGCGCGGCCGGATTTCTCATCATCACTCTGTTCGTACAGTTCCTTCGGTACCTTTTCAACAA ATGCGGATGCGAGCGTTGGTGCTGTTGCTGCAAGAAGGTGGGTGTTACGCCTCGTGCCAAACAGATACACCAGATGCTCGACAATATAGAACAGTACAAAAGTCAGCAGCTAGAAAGGCTGAGGGAGAATTACACCCAGCAGGTGCACAGAATAAAGGATAATTGCGCCGAGCAGGTCGAATGGATACGGGACAGCTACGAGGGACAGATGCGTCACATCAGAGACATTCGTGATTACGGAACCAGCCATCTGACAGCACTTCGCGGACAGTACTACGATCAG GTGAAACGAGTCCGAGATTATTCAACGGGTCAACTGAACTGGGTACGAGAGAATTACGTCTTCCAGCGGAACAAGATACGTAAATTCAGCGCGCACCAAGTGCTCCGTTTCCGGGAGAGTTACAAATACCAGCAGCAGACGTTGAACAAGGTATTGGAAAACCTGCCGAGTCTTTACCTCGACAATTGCAGAAGCGGTTCTTGCGGCAAGAGTGACTCGATAGTGTTCGACCCCAACGACATTACCGGTATGGACACGTACTTCAAGGCGAAAATAAACAAGCTGGTGGAGGGTGGAGCTAGCTTGGACGACATAAACAGCGTCTACTATACTCCGACCGAAATATCAGACTCCACAAGCCCTCAGGCCACCAGTGGATTGCAGGACGGTCTCCATATCAATTACATAGAACACGGTCCTCCGCCCCCGATGCATCCGCCCCTAGATATATCGACATTTTCAACTCCCGTTCGCGGATTGAGGAAATTCTCGTCGAACTGCGAACGCGGCGACGGCACCGACGCTCCAGTCTTTCGCGGTGCGAGTGCGGGGGCGTTGGCCGGGGAGCCACGCGACATCGTCGAAGGCCTTGGACTGTTGTCGAGTGGTACCAGCCTGCCTGACATACCACGGGAAACTCGGCTCTAG